The proteins below come from a single Iocasia fonsfrigidae genomic window:
- the cysE gene encoding serine O-acetyltransferase, which produces MFGEIKADIKAVFERDPAANNIIEVLLAYSGLHAIIIHRLAHSLYKIGLRTLPRIISQVARFFTGIEIHPGAVIGKGFFIDHGMGVVIGETTEIGENVTLFQGVTLGGTGKEKGKRHPTIGDNVLIGAGAKVLGSITIARDSMIGAGSVVLHDVPANSTVVGVPGRVTRRAGKKIHPEMELNHRELPDIIGEALRSFEERLVKLEKDKKQTRTPG; this is translated from the coding sequence ATGTTTGGAGAGATTAAGGCAGACATAAAGGCTGTTTTTGAAAGGGACCCTGCTGCTAATAACATTATAGAGGTGCTATTAGCTTATTCAGGGCTCCACGCCATTATTATTCATCGCTTAGCACATAGCTTATATAAGATCGGGCTGCGGACATTACCCCGGATAATATCACAGGTGGCCAGGTTTTTTACCGGTATAGAGATACATCCTGGAGCAGTGATCGGTAAGGGTTTTTTTATTGACCATGGGATGGGTGTTGTGATTGGTGAAACCACAGAGATTGGAGAAAATGTTACCCTATTTCAGGGGGTAACCCTGGGAGGAACTGGTAAAGAAAAAGGAAAGAGGCACCCGACAATAGGTGACAATGTCCTGATTGGGGCAGGTGCTAAGGTCCTTGGTTCAATAACCATTGCCAGGGACTCCATGATTGGGGCAGGTTCTGTTGTCTTACATGATGTCCCGGCAAATAGTACTGTTGTGGGTGTACCTGGTAGAGTGACCAGGAGGGCGGGGAAGAAAATTCATCCTGAAATGGAGCTTAACCATAGAGAATTACCGGATATAATCGGGGAAGCACTCCGTTCTTTTGAGGAAAGGCTTGTTAAA
- a CDS encoding NifB/NifX family molybdenum-iron cluster-binding protein, whose product MEKIAVPTEGDMFAQHFGHCPQFTIVAVDENKVLNKEVIDNPGHQPGFLPKFLRDHGVDVIIAGGMGRKAVDLFNQFDIEVVTGASGSVMDGIRLYLEGSLETEEDICEH is encoded by the coding sequence ATGGAAAAGATAGCTGTCCCTACTGAAGGGGATATGTTTGCTCAGCATTTTGGGCATTGCCCACAATTTACCATTGTTGCAGTAGATGAAAATAAAGTGCTTAATAAAGAAGTTATTGATAATCCCGGTCATCAACCTGGTTTTTTGCCTAAATTCTTAAGGGATCATGGTGTAGATGTTATTATCGCCGGGGGAATGGGCAGGAAAGCAGTTGATTTGTTTAATCAATTTGATATTGAGGTTGTAACAGGTGCCAGTGGTTCGGTCATGGATGGTATCAGGCTTTATCTTGAAGGGAGTCTAGAGACAGAAGAGGATATTTGTGAACACTAA
- a CDS encoding ATP-binding protein, which yields MTIKKLTVISGKGGTGKTTVISNLAALADNVVLGDCDVDAPNMHLLLKPTVEKKTVFKSAKLAVKNEDSCNNCGLCREFCRFKAINEDLSINPLKCDGCGVCAVVCPSNVIHLEEQITGHIYHSNSRFGPMIHAKLKAGADNSGKLVSEVKKEAAKTAIEQNKKLILIDGSPGIGCPVIASLNGVDMALVVTEPTQSGLADLVRVLGLSKHFNIQVFIVINKYDLNEKMTAEINKYCQEKGISVIGKIPFSREINEAMHLGKLIVNYKPAAKPAVAIRDMWQKVKEINQL from the coding sequence ATGACAATCAAAAAACTGACAGTAATTAGTGGTAAGGGAGGTACTGGTAAGACAACAGTAATCTCCAACCTTGCTGCTCTGGCAGATAATGTTGTTTTAGGAGATTGTGATGTAGATGCCCCTAACATGCATTTATTACTAAAACCGACTGTAGAGAAAAAGACAGTCTTTAAAAGTGCTAAACTGGCTGTAAAAAATGAGGACAGCTGTAATAACTGTGGACTTTGTAGAGAGTTTTGCCGTTTTAAGGCTATCAATGAAGATTTAAGCATTAACCCGCTGAAGTGTGACGGATGTGGTGTATGTGCAGTTGTCTGTCCATCTAATGTAATTCACCTGGAGGAACAGATAACAGGTCATATCTATCATTCCAATTCCAGGTTTGGACCAATGATCCATGCAAAATTGAAGGCCGGGGCAGATAACTCTGGTAAATTAGTAAGTGAGGTAAAAAAAGAGGCAGCTAAAACTGCTATCGAACAAAATAAAAAACTCATTTTAATTGATGGTTCACCAGGGATAGGCTGTCCTGTTATTGCCTCACTTAATGGTGTTGATATGGCTTTAGTTGTTACAGAGCCTACTCAGTCAGGCCTGGCTGATCTGGTAAGGGTCTTAGGACTCAGTAAACACTTTAATATTCAAGTATTTATTGTTATTAATAAATATGATCTTAATGAAAAGATGACAGCCGAGATTAATAAATATTGTCAGGAAAAAGGAATTTCAGTTATTGGCAAGATACCATTCTCTCGCGAGATTAATGAGGCGATGCATCTGGGCAAGTTGATTGTTAATTACAAACCAGCAGCTAAACCTGCTGTGGCTATTAGAGATATGTGGCAGAAGGTTAAAGAGATAAACCAGTTATAA
- a CDS encoding ATP-binding protein, whose translation MKITVLSGKGGTGKTTIATNLALSLSNVQLLDADVEEPDSYLFIKPDFADEYQAVNRYVPQIDHDKCDSCRKCVDFCQYNALAIILEKVMVFPEICHSCGGCKIVCPRDAISEEKREIGNIKWDHSDRELDFWQGELNIGEETAVPVIEELKGFMDEEKDVIIDAQPGTTCPTVEAALDSDYCILVTEPTPFGLNDLQMAVDMLKELKKPYGVIINRSEEDYDYLIEDYCRQEGIEILLKIPYDRQIAELYSEGIPFVQELPEWKEEFSKIYQHIKGVVK comes from the coding sequence ATGAAAATAACAGTACTAAGCGGCAAAGGAGGGACGGGTAAGACTACTATTGCTACTAATCTTGCCCTGTCACTGTCAAATGTACAATTGCTGGATGCGGATGTAGAGGAACCTGATTCCTATTTATTTATTAAACCAGATTTTGCTGATGAATACCAGGCTGTTAATAGATATGTCCCCCAAATTGACCATGATAAATGTGATTCCTGTCGTAAATGTGTGGATTTCTGTCAGTATAATGCCCTGGCTATCATCTTAGAGAAAGTAATGGTTTTTCCAGAGATCTGTCACAGCTGTGGAGGTTGTAAGATAGTCTGTCCCCGGGATGCTATAAGTGAAGAAAAAAGAGAGATCGGCAATATAAAATGGGATCACTCTGATCGAGAACTTGATTTCTGGCAGGGTGAATTAAATATTGGTGAAGAGACTGCTGTACCGGTAATTGAAGAATTAAAAGGATTTATGGATGAAGAAAAGGATGTTATTATTGATGCTCAACCAGGTACCACCTGTCCTACAGTTGAAGCAGCCTTAGATAGTGATTATTGTATTCTTGTTACTGAACCGACTCCATTTGGCTTAAATGACCTGCAGATGGCTGTTGATATGTTAAAGGAATTAAAAAAACCATATGGGGTGATAATCAATCGCTCAGAGGAAGACTATGATTATCTGATAGAGGATTATTGTCGTCAAGAGGGTATTGAAATTTTATTAAAAATCCCCTATGACCGTCAGATAGCTGAGTTGTATTCTGAAGGTATACCCTTTGTACAGGAACTGCCTGAATGGAAAGAGGAGTTTAGCAAAATTTATCAACATATTAAGGGGGTAGTCAAATGA
- a CDS encoding NifB/NifX family molybdenum-iron cluster-binding protein, whose amino-acid sequence MIIIKIILTTSDNNDLNAKVDKQFGRAPFFALLETDNLEISFLDNSAANASSGAGVMAAQQVVDEDPAAVIAGNFGPKAFSVLKAAGIKMYSYSGDTVRDAVKLYQDDSLKELLDPTNGAHAGLK is encoded by the coding sequence ATGATTATAATCAAAATTATATTAACAACAAGTGATAATAATGATTTAAATGCAAAGGTGGACAAACAGTTTGGAAGGGCTCCATTTTTTGCTCTGCTGGAAACAGATAATTTAGAGATAAGTTTTTTGGATAATTCTGCTGCAAATGCTTCCAGTGGTGCCGGGGTAATGGCTGCCCAGCAGGTAGTTGATGAAGACCCGGCAGCTGTTATAGCCGGTAATTTTGGTCCCAAGGCTTTTAGTGTTTTAAAAGCTGCCGGTATTAAGATGTATTCATATAGCGGTGATACAGTTAGAGATGCTGTTAAATTGTACCAGGATGATTCACTTAAGGAATTACTTGACCCAACTAACGGGGCCCATGCAGGGTTAAAGTAG